One region of bacterium genomic DNA includes:
- the purE gene encoding 5-(carboxyamino)imidazole ribonucleotide mutase encodes MNPQVLILIGSESDRATMEKTVKTLDEFGISARLEVASAHRTPAKVVRMVRDAEAGGTRVFVAAAGMAAHLAGAVAANTTRPVIGVPLSGSALNGMDSLLSTVQMPKGIPVATVAIGDHGAINAGFLAAQIIALSDPAVAAKLREQREKV; translated from the coding sequence ATGAATCCACAAGTGCTCATCTTGATCGGTTCGGAGTCCGACCGCGCCACGATGGAAAAGACGGTCAAGACGCTCGATGAGTTCGGCATCAGCGCCCGTCTCGAGGTCGCCTCGGCGCACCGCACCCCGGCGAAGGTGGTGCGGATGGTGCGCGACGCCGAAGCGGGCGGCACCAGAGTCTTTGTCGCCGCCGCCGGCATGGCCGCGCATCTGGCCGGGGCGGTAGCCGCCAACACCACTCGTCCGGTGATCGGCGTGCCGCTCTCCGGCTCGGCGCTTAACGGCATGGATTCGCTGCTCTCTACGGTGCAGATGCCCAAGGGAATCCCGGTGGCCACTGTGGCTATCGGCGACCACGGCGCCATCAACGCCGGCTTTCTGGCCGCCCAGATCATCGCCCTGTCCGATCCGGCGGTGGCGGCGAAACTCCGCGAGCAGAGAGAAAAAGTTTAG